In one window of Burkholderia cenocepacia DNA:
- a CDS encoding cob(I)yrinic acid a,c-diamide adenosyltransferase, with amino-acid sequence MGNRLSKIATRTGDDGTTGLGDGRRIGKDDARIAAIGDVDELNSNLGVLLAETLPDDVRTALVTIQHDLFDLGGELCIPGHAVLDDTHLARLDRWLADYNATLPPLKEFILPAGSRAASLAHVCRTVCRRAERSIVALGRGDTLNDAPRRYVNRLSDLLFVLARVLNRADGGTDVLWERGRVR; translated from the coding sequence ATGGGCAACCGCTTGAGCAAGATCGCGACGCGCACGGGCGACGACGGCACCACCGGCCTTGGCGACGGACGGCGCATCGGCAAGGACGACGCGCGGATCGCCGCGATCGGCGACGTCGACGAACTGAACTCGAATCTCGGCGTGCTGCTGGCCGAGACCTTGCCGGACGACGTGCGCACGGCGCTCGTCACGATTCAGCACGACCTGTTCGATCTCGGCGGCGAGCTGTGCATTCCTGGCCACGCAGTGCTCGACGACACGCATCTCGCCCGCCTCGACCGGTGGCTTGCCGACTACAACGCGACGCTGCCGCCGCTGAAGGAGTTCATCCTGCCGGCCGGCTCGCGCGCGGCGTCGCTCGCGCACGTCTGCCGAACCGTGTGCCGCCGCGCGGAGCGCTCGATCGTCGCGCTCGGGCGCGGCGATACGCTCAATGATGCACCGCGGCGGTACGTGAACCGGCTGTCCGACCTGCTGTTCGTGCTGGCGCGCGTGCTGAACCGCGCCGACGGCGGAACCGACGTGTTATGGGAGCGCGGGCGCGTCCGTTAG
- a CDS encoding type II toxin-antitoxin system VapC family toxin has product MKLLLDTHIALWAAEGAPQLSPTAVALIEDPQNTLYVSAASIWEIAIKYRKGNLPVHPRDARSAFRLAGFAELPISSDHVEGVAALPDFPDHADPFDRMMVAQALHEGMPLVSADPKVWRYHATLMLRA; this is encoded by the coding sequence GTGAAGCTGCTGCTTGATACGCACATCGCGCTCTGGGCGGCTGAAGGCGCGCCGCAACTTTCGCCGACTGCCGTCGCGTTGATCGAGGATCCCCAGAACACGCTGTACGTCAGTGCCGCATCCATCTGGGAAATCGCAATCAAGTATCGCAAGGGCAACCTCCCCGTTCATCCGCGGGATGCCCGCTCAGCGTTCCGGCTCGCCGGTTTCGCGGAGTTGCCGATCAGCAGCGATCACGTCGAAGGCGTCGCCGCACTGCCCGATTTCCCCGATCATGCCGATCCATTCGACCGCATGATGGTCGCGCAGGCACTGCATGAAGGCATGCCGCTCGTCAGTGCCGATCCGAAGGTGTGGCGCTACCACGCAACGCTGATGTTGCGCGCCTGA
- a CDS encoding type II toxin-antitoxin system Phd/YefM family antitoxin, whose translation MPTVNMHDAKSRLSSLVEALESGREAEVVIARNGHPVARIVPYAAPKRIGAARQLLAGLNIPASVEAFNAGDESIAADFDASSDQGLTP comes from the coding sequence ATGCCGACCGTCAACATGCACGATGCCAAGTCGCGGCTTTCCAGCCTCGTCGAAGCGCTTGAATCGGGGCGCGAAGCCGAAGTCGTGATCGCCCGCAATGGTCATCCGGTCGCGCGGATCGTTCCTTACGCCGCGCCAAAGCGGATCGGCGCGGCCCGTCAGTTGCTTGCCGGATTGAACATCCCGGCAAGCGTCGAGGCATTCAATGCCGGCGATGAATCGATCGCCGCGGACTTCGATGCCAGCTCGGACCAAGGGCTCACGCCGTGA
- the aroG gene encoding 3-deoxy-7-phosphoheptulonate synthase AroG — MPPHNTDDVRIRELKELTPPAHLIREFACSEAASELIYHSRQSMHRILHGMDDRLIVVIGPCSIHDTKAAIEYAGRLVKERERFKGELEIVMRVYFEKPRTTVGWKGLINDPHLDNSFKINEGLRTARELLLQINEMGLPAATEYLDMISPQYIADLISWGAIGARTTESQVHRELASGLSCPVGFKNGTDGNVKIAVDAIKAASQPHHFLSVTKGGHSAIVSTAGNEDCHVILRGGKAPNYDADSVNAACADIGKAGLAARLMIDASHANSSKKHENQIPVCADIGRQIAAGDERIVGVMIESHLVEGRQDLKEGCALTYGQSITDACIAWDDSVKVLEGLAESVKARRVARGSGN; from the coding sequence ATGCCCCCGCACAACACCGACGACGTCCGCATCCGCGAACTCAAGGAACTGACGCCGCCCGCCCACCTGATCCGCGAATTCGCGTGCTCCGAAGCCGCGTCCGAGCTGATCTACCACTCGCGCCAGTCGATGCACCGCATCCTGCACGGGATGGACGACCGGCTGATCGTGGTGATCGGGCCGTGCTCGATCCACGATACGAAGGCCGCGATCGAATACGCGGGCCGGCTCGTGAAGGAACGCGAGCGCTTCAAGGGCGAACTGGAAATCGTGATGCGCGTCTATTTCGAGAAGCCGCGCACGACGGTCGGCTGGAAGGGACTCATCAACGATCCGCACCTCGACAACAGCTTCAAGATCAACGAAGGGCTGCGCACCGCGCGCGAGCTGCTGCTGCAGATCAACGAAATGGGGCTGCCGGCCGCGACCGAATACCTCGACATGATCAGCCCGCAGTACATCGCCGACCTGATCTCGTGGGGCGCGATCGGCGCGCGCACGACCGAGTCGCAGGTGCACCGCGAGCTCGCGTCGGGGCTGTCGTGCCCGGTCGGCTTCAAGAACGGCACCGACGGCAACGTGAAGATCGCGGTCGACGCGATCAAGGCCGCGTCGCAGCCGCACCATTTCCTGTCGGTGACGAAGGGCGGCCATTCGGCGATCGTGTCGACGGCCGGCAACGAGGACTGCCACGTGATCCTGCGCGGCGGCAAGGCGCCGAACTACGACGCGGACAGCGTGAACGCCGCGTGCGCGGACATCGGCAAGGCCGGCCTCGCCGCACGCCTGATGATCGACGCGAGCCACGCGAACAGCTCGAAGAAGCACGAGAACCAGATCCCCGTGTGCGCCGACATCGGCCGCCAGATCGCGGCCGGCGACGAACGCATCGTCGGCGTGATGATCGAGTCGCACCTCGTCGAGGGCCGCCAGGACCTGAAGGAAGGCTGCGCGCTGACCTACGGCCAGAGCATCACCGACGCGTGCATCGCGTGGGACGACAGCGTGAAGGTGCTCGAAGGCCTCGCGGAATCGGTGAAGGCACGGCGCGTCGCGCGCGGCAGCGGGAACTGA